From the Selenomonas sp. oral taxon 920 genome, the window GCTGCGGCGGGCGCGGAAGCTGTCAGTTTCCGCGCCCTCTCACGCTAGAGGAGAACTATGGACAAGATCACGATTATCGTTCCCTGCTACAACGAGGCAGAGGTGGTGGAGCGTTTCTACAGCGAGGTGGAGACAGCAACGGCAGGCATTGCGGACTGCGCCTTTTCCTATCTCTTTATCGACGACGGCAGCCGCGATCATACGCTCGCGGCGATTCGTACGCTCGCCGACGCACACGAGAACGTGCACTATATCCGTTTCACACGCAATTTCGGCAAGGAGCCTGCAATGATGGCAGGGCTCGACTACGCAGACGGCGACGCGGTGATCCTGATGGATGCGGATCTTCAACATCCGCCCTCGCTGATTCCTGAGATGGTCATGCATTGGCGTGCAGGCTTCGATGATGTCTGCGGAAAACGCACGGATCGCGCAGACGAAACACTCTTGAAGCGCACGATGGCGAATCTCTTCTACCGCTCGATGCAGGCGGTCAGCCGCTTTACACTGCAGCGCGACGTGGGCGATTTTCGTCTGCTCGACCATCGCTGCGTGGCAGCGCTGCGTCTCCTGCGCGAGAATCAGCGCTTTACGAAGGGCCTCTTCACATGGGTCGGCTTCAAGAAGAAGGAGATCCCTTTCCACGTACATCCGCGTGCGGCGGGCAAGACGACGTGGAGCTACCTCGCGCTGCTGTCTCTGGCGATCGAGGGCATTACCTCGTTTACAACGGCACCGCTGCGCCTGACGACGGTACTCGGTCTCGCAGTCTCGGCGCTCGCCCTCTGCTATATGATTGTCGTCCTCGTGGATGCGCTCGTCTACGGCGACCCCGTCGCAGGCTATCCGACGCTCATGACGGTGCTGCTCTTCCTCGGCGGCGTGCAGCTGCTCTCGCTCGGCATCATCGGCGAGTACCTCGGGCGCGTCTTTACCGAGAGCAAGCAGCGTCCGTGCTATCTGATCGACGAGCTGGACGGGGAGAAATTTGACTACGCCGCAGGGCGCGGGGAGGTGAAGTAGTGCGCACGGATATGCTTCGCACGGGACTGGTCGCGGGGGCCGTCTTTGCATTTCTGTTTGCACTGAATCACTTTATGCCCGTCCACCGCGACGACTACGACTATTCGATGGTCTGGAAAACGGGTGTACACCTCGCATCATTCTCCGACGTATGCGTCTCCGGCGTACAGCACTATCTGCTCCACGGCGGGCGAACGGTCACGGTCTTCTGCCTGCAGCTCTTCCTCTGGCTCGGTAAGACGGCGTTCGACATCGCAAACGCGCTGATGTTCCTCGCGCTCGTCGTTTTGGCAACGATGCATGCACGGCGTGCACTCGATTTCTGGAAGCATCCGCGCCTCCTTGCGGCGGCAGCGCTTCTGCTCTGGCTCTCACTGCCGCACTTCGGCGAGGTCGCTGTCTGGAAGAGCGGCTCGACGGTCTACCTCTGGTCGGCAGTGCCCGCCTTCCTCTTTCTCCTGCCGTACAATCTCGCTCTGCGGGCGCTCTCGGAGGGGCGGCGGGTGCGGCGAATGTGGGCCGTTCTCCCGATGTTCCTGCTCGGCATTCTCGCGGGCTGGTCGATCGAAAATCTCGCCGTGACGGTCGTTGTCACGGCATTTGGTGCATCTCTGTATGTGCGGCGACGTTACGGCACCTCCCCCGCATGGATGATCACCGGCGCGCTCGGCGCACTCACTGGACTTGCAGGGCTTGTCGCCGCCCCCGGCAACTATGTGCGCTACGATGTGCAGGGGGCGGGCAAGGGCATCCTCGTGCACATCGGCAATCAGTTCGCGGGGCAGGGCGAGATGCTGCTCTACCTCCTGCCCGTTCTTCTGCTCATCCTGACGGCATGGCGGCTCTATCGGCAACTGTCGGCGGGGCAGCCGACGGAGCGGCACGGCTCGCTCCTCCTCTATGCCGGGAAAAAATATGTGGTGGGGTTTAGCACAGACGGCATCAGTATCGGTACCGTAACGCTCGTCGCACTCATCAGCCTGCTCACCCTCTCCTATTTCACGGGCGGGTGGGTCGCGGGCGGCATCCGCGATGCCATCATCGGCAGTGTGCTTACACCGCTGGGTTTCACGAAACCAAAGACGATCCATCTCTTTACAAATCTCATGAACGGCTTCGAGGAGATGGCGATCTACTGGCTCGCGATTCTCCTCTTCTACGTACGCATCAAACAGAAGCTCGGCCTGACCGCCGCTGCCGTACGAGCGGCGGCAGAATGCGTGCCCGCACGCGATGTACTGCGCCGCCATCCCGCCGCACGCTATGCGGCGTTCCTGATGGCTCTTGGCATCTGCAACAACCTCGTCATGCTCGCCGCGCCGACCTTTCCGGGACGCGCGACCTTCAGCTCGGCTGCGATGTTCGTCACGGCGGCACTCGCACTGCTCAGCGATGAGCCCATCCGCAGCGCACTTCTCCCGCGGGCGGGCAGTGTACTGTGCGCGGGCGCGTGCCTCCTCTTTGCCTACACAGGCACGGCGGCGCTCTTCATCACGCAGGAGATGCACGCAGCGGACGCGGCGCGCATCGCACAGATCGAGGAGACACGTGCACGCGGCGAGACCGTCGTCCGCTTCCCGCGTATCGAGCGCACGAACCGTGCGCTGCGCCACGTCTACTACGAGGACTGGGACAACAGCGTCACGAAGGAGGGCGCGATGGAGTACTTCGGGCTGACCGATGTTGTTGTGGACGGGAAATGACATTTTACCGTGTCTGTGCTACAATACAAACGGAATCTCTATATTTTGAAAGGAGCTGCATACATCCTTGGACAGTTCCCTATCCGACCTTTTTGCACTCATCCTGCTCATCGTCTGCCTCTCGGCGAACGCCTACTTCGCGCAGGTCGAAACCGCACTCACCGCATCCCATCGCGGGCGGCTCGAACGCCTCGCCGATGACGGCGACAGGGACGCAGCGTCGGCACTCGCCCTCCTCGAACATCCCGTGCCGCCGCTTGCCATGGCGCAGGCGGGTGTTACCTGCACCAGCCTCCTCATGGGGCTTGGCATTGGGCTCTTGGTCGCGCCCACCTTCGGCAGATTTCTCGCAAAACTCCTGCCCGGCATGGAGGTCTTTGCCGCTGCACTCGTCCTCAGCATCCTCGTCATGACCGCGCTGACCCTGCTCTTCGGTGACTTCCTGCCAAAGCAGATCGCCCTGCAGAACCCCGAGGGCATCCTCATGCGCAGCCACCGCTCGATCCGTCTGCTCACACGCCTCACGGCGCTGCCGAGCGCGGCACTCGTCTCCGTCTCGCGCGGACTGCTCCTCCTCGTCGGCATCAATCCCGAGAACCGCGCCTCTGTCACGGAGGATGCCGTCAAGGATCTCATGGAGCAGGGCACCGAGGACGGTACCTTTGAAAAGGCAGAGCAGGACATGGTCGACCGCATCTTTCACATGAGCGACCAGACCGCCTCCGCTCTCATGACCCCGCGCACACAGATCGCGTGGATCGACCTCGCCGAGACACGCACCGAGCAGCTGCGCGTCATCCGTGCAGCAGAGCACGAGGTGTTCCCCGTCGCGTACGAGAACCTCGACGATTTTCGCGGGGTCGTCTACGCAAAAGAGCTCCTCGATGCAGTCTTGGACGGCGCAGAGCTCAACCTCGCAGACTACATACGGAGTCCCCTCTTCGTTCCGCGTACAATGGAGGGGCTTCGCGTCCTCGAGAAATTCCGCACGGGCGCGATTCACGAGGCCGTCGTCCTCGACGAGTACGGCGGTGTCGTCGGCTTCATCACCATGGGCGACATCATGGAGGAGATCATCGGCAGCGCGGACGATGACGCGCCCACCGGTACGCGTACCGGCGCGGAGGAGACGGCGAACTGGGTCTTTGACGGGCTCTTCCCCATCGACGAGTTCAAGGAGGAGTTCGGCATTGACGAACTGCCCGACGAGGATCACGACCACTTCCACACCCTCGGCGGCTTTGTCACTGCGCAGATCGGCCGTATCCCAAAGGTCGGCGAGACCTGCACATGGGGCGCGTACACCTTCGAGGTGCTGCGCATGGATCGCGCACGCGTCGCCCAGATCCGCATGACGCGAACGGAAGCACCCCCCGAAGAATAAGAAAAGACACAGAGGGAGAAATACCATGAATGACCGCATCTACAACTTCAACCCCGGCCCCGCCGTCCTGCCCGAAGATGTTCTGAGAGAGGTACAGGCGGAGCTCCTGAACTTTAACGGCACAGGCATGTCCATCCTCGAGATCAGCCACCGAGCGCCCGCCTACGACGAGGTACATCAGCAGGCAAAGGCGGACATCAAGGAGCTCATGGGGCTCGGCGACGACTACGATGTCGTCTTTACTGCCGGCGGCGCAAGCCAGACCTTCGCTCTCATCCCGCTGAACTTTGCCACCGAGGCACGCCCCGGCAGCTACCTGCTCTCGGGCAGTTTCTCCGAAAAGTCATACGAGGAGGCAGTAAGGCTCGGTGTCGGCACCGTCGCCGCCTCGACGAAGGAGGCGAACTACGTGCGCGTCCCGCGTCAAGACGAAATCCGCATCGCCCCCGACGCCGCCTATCTCCACCTCTGCCTCAACAACACCATCTACGGCACCGAGTACCACTACACCCCCGAGACGAACGGCACCCCGCTCTTTGCCGATATGTCCTCCGACATCCTCTCGCGCCCGTGGGACTTTTCCTCCTATGACTTCATCTATGCGGGCGTACAGAAAAATCTCGGTCCTGCGGGCGTCGTCCTGAACGTCGCAAAGAAAACGCTGCTCGAAAACACCCCCGCAGAACTCCCGACCATGCTGCGCTACAGCACCTTCCAAAAGAACGACTCCCTCTACAACACCCCGCCCGTCTTCGCCATCTACATGGTCGGCAAAACCGTCCGCTGGATCAAGGAGCACGGCGGTCTTGCCGCCATGGGCGAGGCGAACGCGAAGAAAGCCGCCCTCCTCTACGACGCCATCGACAGCTCCGACGGATTCTATCGCGGGCACGCAGAGAAGGGCAGCCGCTCGCGCATGAACGTCACCTTCCGCCTGCCGAGCGAATCCCTCGAAAAGGATTTCGTCGCCGCTGCCAAAGAGCAGGGTCTTGCGGGTGTCAAGGGACACCGCAGCGTCGGCGGCATGCGCGCCTCCATCTACAACGCCATGCCCCTCGCAGGCGTGGAAAAACTCGCGGCGTTTATGGCAGAGTTCCGCAAGAAACACTAAACTTATTGTATATTAGCCCCCGTTGCCGCCCTGTCCAATAATAGGCAAGCCCGAAAGACACAAATGATTGGTTGTGGAGGTGCGTACCATGTTCGACGCATTGAACTCCTTCTTTCGTTGGATCTCCATGGCACTGCTTCTTCTCTTCTGCGTTGTGTTTTCTCTTGTCACGAACGTGTTGGACATACTGATGGCCGTTCTTTCGTCGCCGCCGCTACTCGTTTTTGTTCTAATCGGCTCGGTTGGCGTTGTATTCGCCGTCCGTCAGTACAGCAAATATCAAAAGTCTTATTTCGAAAAGCATCGGGAACGTAAAAGATAAAAACACGTCCCTTTCAATGTATGCTTCTTCAAAAAGCAATGCACAAATAACACAAGGATGCTGCACGGCATCCTCGTGTTATTTGTCTGCTCCCCTCATTTCGAGCACCATAAAATCCACTTTCAAAATCTCGTGTGCCCAAAATTGGATCTATACTATTGACTGTGGTTCAATCAACCATCTCTTATACTCCTCAGACCCCCCCGATTCTGCGCAAAATACAGCCCCCATCCGTGCACCTGTGCGCCCTCGCCCGTGCCGATTGCACCGAGGTCAAAGCCGTCGAAGTCATGCGGCGTACCGTGCCATGCGGATTGATAGACCCCTTCATTGTACGCACGCGCCTTTACAAGGTCTGTATTCGTTGGTATACTGTTAAAAAATGAGTCTTGCAGGGTGAATCGTCCCGGCACTTTGTGCCGTTGGATAGCTTTCACCCAGTCCAAGGCTCTTTTTTTATGTGCATTAAGGAACATCAACCACAGATTGATAGAACCCTGGATTCTCCTTTTTCTTGCTTAAATCCATCTCGTCTGGTATACTGAGTTTGCTAAAGGACTGTTTCGTTAGTGGAGCATTATGACTCCCGGCCGCGCCCGTTCGGGCCGCGACCCAGCGTGCAGTCCTATTTTTATTGATATGAAGAAGATTCTTCTGATTTAGTTGGTTAATGTACCATAGATCATTTGGCAATCCAAAGTTTTTTTCACGACCATAGGCACTTGCAATCTTATTGAGCTCTTTTGCTCGTATTGAGGACGAACGGAATCATGACTGTTGCACCATTGGTCTCCATATCGACAATAACAATTCTCTTCTGCGGATTCTCAATGCCCGTTCTGCTGTCGATTGCCCGTAACACAAAAAGGGGATCGGCTATTTTTTCGGCAGTTGGAGTAAATCCTTCTGTGTAAAATGGTGCTTATCGACAAGTCTTTGCAGAATGTTGCTGTCAATCGCAATGTCCAGATTGCTGTCCGCACCAATTAAATCAAAGACCAGCGGACTACGCATCATAACATTATTACGCAATGCTAGCTTTACCGCAAAGAAATCATCGATCTTCTGTTTCCATGCAAGCATATGCCCAATATGAAGCAATCGTGAAGAAACGCCTCATTCCTTGGGCTGGTGCCTGTGACATCAAGGCGATCACCCCGATGCAGATTGACGAATTTTATGCAACATTGTTGCAGCAGGGACGCGCAGACGGCAAAGGCGGTCTCTCAGCAAAATCCGTACTCTACATCCACCGTGTTTTGAACGGAGCTCTTGGACATGCCGTACAGAAAGGCTTGCTGGTCAAGAATCCATTGCTCAGTGTAACAAATATCCCAAAGGCAAAAAAGTTCAAGGCATCCGCATACAGCGCGGAGGAGATTCGTTCTTTGTTGGAGGCAGCAGTTGCTGAAAACAGTTTTTGGCAAGCGGCAATCGCACTCGCTGCAATATGAGGTCTGCGGCGCAGTGAATGCCTTGGTCTCAAATGGTCGAAAATTGACTTCGACAGCCAATCCATTACCATTGATGAGCAGGTGATAGAGATTCATCACAAAATACATTTCTCCACGCCTAAGAGTACTGAAAGCATTCGCACCATTCACGCCCCCGCTGAGGTTTTCGCCATATTGAAGCGGCGAAAGGAGGAGCTAGACCAACATAAGGAATGGCTCGGCAATGCATACGACGAACATGATCTTGTTCTATGCCGTGGGAATGGATCGCCGATCCGCCCCGGCAATTTCACAAAAGCATTCAAGGATTTCTTGGCACGCCACAATATGCGTACCATCCGTTTTCACGATTTACGCCATTCATGCGCTTCGTTAATGCTGCAATCCGGCGTTGCCATGAAAACAGCTTCCGAAATCCTTGGACACAGCTCGATTGCCATTACAGCCGATCTTTACACCCACGTTATGCAAAAGACAAAGGAGGAAGCTGCCGGGAAAATCGGCGATTACGTTTTTGGCACGCAAGAGAAATGACAATCTTGCAAAAAAGAAAAAATCCCTATAAAATATAGGTAGATCATTTGATTTGAGGTGATTATCATCGAGCTCGAACAAAAGAAAAGTCGATACCTTGAAAAGATCAAACAGCTTCGGTTGATGGATGACACGTTCTTTAACAGCTGCTTTGATGGGAATATCCCCTGCATGGAGGTCGTACTCCGTGCCGTCATGGAAAATGATCGTCTGCACGTGATGGAGGTCATCACGCAGCAGAGTGTGCCAAATCTCTACGGTCGTTCCGTACGATTCGATGCACTCGCGACTGATGGCGAGAACATCTACGATGTCGAGATTCAGCGCAGCGACGAGGGTGCAATTCCCCGTCGTGCGAGATTCAACAGCAGCATGATTGATTCTCGCGAGGTCAGCAAGGGAACGCTCTTCCCGGACCTGCCGGAGACCTACGTCATCTTTATCACCGAGCATGACATATGGAAGCGAGGAAAACCGCTCTACAAGGTGCGGCGAACATTCGAGGATACCGAGGAGGTATTTAACGACGGCACGCATATTCTCTACGTCAACGGGGAATGCCGGAGCGAAAGCCCGCTTGGGCGTCTCATGCACGACTTCTTTTGCAGTGATCCGAACGATATGTACAGCGACGTGCTCGCCGAGCGCGTACGCTTTTTCAAAGAAGATGAAAAGGGGGTTGCCGCTATGTGCAAGGTAATGGAAGAAATCTACAACGACGGTATTGCTATTGGCGAAGTTCGCGGCGAGGTTCGTGGTGAAATTCGCGGTGCAGAAACAGAACGTATAAAAAGCATCAAGAACCTCATTTCAAGCCTAGGCATCACCGCCGAAGCTGCAATGGATGCGCTGAAGATTGCCAAGGCCGATCAACCGAAGTATCTGGCGCTCCTCTAAGGAGAAGTCTGCATCACTTTTCTCGTATGCTTCTTCAAAAATTGATGCACTGTCCGCTAGGGCATTGTCCCCTTGTCCGGCCTGTCCATGCAAATAACATGATATGGATAGCCCCGTAGGCATGGATATTCTGCAAAAATGACACAGGACAAGGGACAAAGCTATCTATTTCGTCCGCTGAGGAGGAGATCACAGACCTCCCGCAAAGACCTCAAAAGTGATGCACAAAGGAAAGCGAGGATGCTGCACGGCATCCTCGTTTTTCTATGTCGTAACCATCGTTTCATGCATGCCAAAATCCACGTTCAAAATCTCGTGTGCCCAAAATGTGCCCAAAATCATGTTTTTCACCCCAAAATGGACACAGAAAAGGCTTCGTGAAAATCTCCACGAAGCCTTATTTTTCAATGGCAGAGAGGGTGGGATTCGAACCCACGGTGGCTCATCACCACACTTGATTTCGAGTCAAGCACCTTCGACCACTCGGACACCTCTCCATGCGCTCACGCGACATGACGCATTATAGCACAGTGAGGGGCGCATTGGCAAGGATTTTTTCAGGATACTGCGGCGCGGGGCAAACGGCAATCCGTCACACCGCCGCAAGCGCCTCCTCAAGATCAGCAATCAGATCATCGACGTGCTCGATGCCGATCGAGAGGCGCACCGTCCCCTCGCCAATGCCGGAGGCGGCAAGCTCCTCGGCGTTCATCTGCGAATGCGTGGTCGTCGCGGGATGGATGACGAGCGACTTCACGTCCGCGACGTTCGCGAGCAGCGAGAACAGTGTCAGCTTATCGATGAAGCGGAACGCCGCCTCGCGTCCGCCCTTGATATCAAAGGTAAAGATGGAGATGCCGCCGTGTGGGAAGTACCGCTTGTAGATTTCGTGATCGGGATGGTTGGGCAGGGAGGGATGGTTGACCTTCGCGACCTTCGGGTGCTTTGCGAGGAAATTCACGATCTTCAGCGCGTTCTCGACGTGACGCTCGACGCGCAGCGACAGTGTCTCAAGCCCGTGAATGAAGTAGAACGCGCTCTGCGGTGCGATTGCCGCGCCCGTGTCGCGCAGGATGAGTGCACGAATATAGACAACAAATGCGACGGAGCCGAGCGCATCGACAAAGCTCACACCGTGATAGCTTGGATTCGGGTCGGTGAGGTGCGGGAAGCGCCCCGACGCTTTCCAGTCGAATTTTCCGCCGTCGACGATCACGCCGCCGAGACTCGCTCCGTGTCCGCCGAGGAACTTCGTCGCCGAGTGCACAACGATGTCTGCACCGTGCTCGATGGGGCGCAGGAGGTACGGTGTGGCAAAGGTATTGTCAATGACGACGGGCACGCCATGCGCGTGTGCCGCCTGTGCGACTGCCTCGATGTCAATAAGGTCGGCGTTCGGGTTGCCGACGGTCTCGATAAAGACGCACTTCGTATTCGGGCGAATCGCATCTGCAAAGCCCTGTGCCCCCGCCTTCGGATCGACGAAGGTCACGTCGATGCCCCACTCCTTCACCGTGTGAGCGAGCAGGTTGTACGAGCCGCCGTAGATGGTCTG encodes:
- the serC gene encoding 3-phosphoserine/phosphohydroxythreonine transaminase, which gives rise to MNDRIYNFNPGPAVLPEDVLREVQAELLNFNGTGMSILEISHRAPAYDEVHQQAKADIKELMGLGDDYDVVFTAGGASQTFALIPLNFATEARPGSYLLSGSFSEKSYEEAVRLGVGTVAASTKEANYVRVPRQDEIRIAPDAAYLHLCLNNTIYGTEYHYTPETNGTPLFADMSSDILSRPWDFSSYDFIYAGVQKNLGPAGVVLNVAKKTLLENTPAELPTMLRYSTFQKNDSLYNTPPVFAIYMVGKTVRWIKEHGGLAAMGEANAKKAALLYDAIDSSDGFYRGHAEKGSRSRMNVTFRLPSESLEKDFVAAAKEQGLAGVKGHRSVGGMRASIYNAMPLAGVEKLAAFMAEFRKKH
- a CDS encoding glycosyltransferase family 2 protein; this encodes MDKITIIVPCYNEAEVVERFYSEVETATAGIADCAFSYLFIDDGSRDHTLAAIRTLADAHENVHYIRFTRNFGKEPAMMAGLDYADGDAVILMDADLQHPPSLIPEMVMHWRAGFDDVCGKRTDRADETLLKRTMANLFYRSMQAVSRFTLQRDVGDFRLLDHRCVAALRLLRENQRFTKGLFTWVGFKKKEIPFHVHPRAAGKTTWSYLALLSLAIEGITSFTTAPLRLTTVLGLAVSALALCYMIVVLVDALVYGDPVAGYPTLMTVLLFLGGVQLLSLGIIGEYLGRVFTESKQRPCYLIDELDGEKFDYAAGRGEVK
- a CDS encoding Rpn family recombination-promoting nuclease/putative transposase, whose amino-acid sequence is MEVVLRAVMENDRLHVMEVITQQSVPNLYGRSVRFDALATDGENIYDVEIQRSDEGAIPRRARFNSSMIDSREVSKGTLFPDLPETYVIFITEHDIWKRGKPLYKVRRTFEDTEEVFNDGTHILYVNGECRSESPLGRLMHDFFCSDPNDMYSDVLAERVRFFKEDEKGVAAMCKVMEEIYNDGIAIGEVRGEVRGEIRGAETERIKSIKNLISSLGITAEAAMDALKIAKADQPKYLALL
- a CDS encoding site-specific integrase, whose product is MDFDSQSITIDEQVIEIHHKIHFSTPKSTESIRTIHAPAEVFAILKRRKEELDQHKEWLGNAYDEHDLVLCRGNGSPIRPGNFTKAFKDFLARHNMRTIRFHDLRHSCASLMLQSGVAMKTASEILGHSSIAITADLYTHVMQKTKEEAAGKIGDYVFGTQEK
- a CDS encoding DUF3329 domain-containing protein codes for the protein MLRTGLVAGAVFAFLFALNHFMPVHRDDYDYSMVWKTGVHLASFSDVCVSGVQHYLLHGGRTVTVFCLQLFLWLGKTAFDIANALMFLALVVLATMHARRALDFWKHPRLLAAAALLLWLSLPHFGEVAVWKSGSTVYLWSAVPAFLFLLPYNLALRALSEGRRVRRMWAVLPMFLLGILAGWSIENLAVTVVVTAFGASLYVRRRYGTSPAWMITGALGALTGLAGLVAAPGNYVRYDVQGAGKGILVHIGNQFAGQGEMLLYLLPVLLLILTAWRLYRQLSAGQPTERHGSLLLYAGKKYVVGFSTDGISIGTVTLVALISLLTLSYFTGGWVAGGIRDAIIGSVLTPLGFTKPKTIHLFTNLMNGFEEMAIYWLAILLFYVRIKQKLGLTAAAVRAAAECVPARDVLRRHPAARYAAFLMALGICNNLVMLAAPTFPGRATFSSAAMFVTAALALLSDEPIRSALLPRAGSVLCAGACLLFAYTGTAALFITQEMHAADAARIAQIEETRARGETVVRFPRIERTNRALRHVYYEDWDNSVTKEGAMEYFGLTDVVVDGK
- a CDS encoding O-acetylhomoserine aminocarboxypropyltransferase/cysteine synthase family protein, producing MSEKKYHFETLQVRVGQEQADPVTDARAVPIYQTTSYVFHNAQHAADRFALKDPGNIYGRLMNPTQDVFEKRIAALEGGAAALAFSSGAAAITATFQALAHVGDHIVAQQTIYGGSYNLLAHTVKEWGIDVTFVDPKAGAQGFADAIRPNTKCVFIETVGNPNADLIDIEAVAQAAHAHGVPVVIDNTFATPYLLRPIEHGADIVVHSATKFLGGHGASLGGVIVDGGKFDWKASGRFPHLTDPNPSYHGVSFVDALGSVAFVVYIRALILRDTGAAIAPQSAFYFIHGLETLSLRVERHVENALKIVNFLAKHPKVAKVNHPSLPNHPDHEIYKRYFPHGGISIFTFDIKGGREAAFRFIDKLTLFSLLANVADVKSLVIHPATTTHSQMNAEELAASGIGEGTVRLSIGIEHVDDLIADLEEALAAV
- a CDS encoding hemolysin family protein, with protein sequence MDSSLSDLFALILLIVCLSANAYFAQVETALTASHRGRLERLADDGDRDAASALALLEHPVPPLAMAQAGVTCTSLLMGLGIGLLVAPTFGRFLAKLLPGMEVFAAALVLSILVMTALTLLFGDFLPKQIALQNPEGILMRSHRSIRLLTRLTALPSAALVSVSRGLLLLVGINPENRASVTEDAVKDLMEQGTEDGTFEKAEQDMVDRIFHMSDQTASALMTPRTQIAWIDLAETRTEQLRVIRAAEHEVFPVAYENLDDFRGVVYAKELLDAVLDGAELNLADYIRSPLFVPRTMEGLRVLEKFRTGAIHEAVVLDEYGGVVGFITMGDIMEEIIGSADDDAPTGTRTGAEETANWVFDGLFPIDEFKEEFGIDELPDEDHDHFHTLGGFVTAQIGRIPKVGETCTWGAYTFEVLRMDRARVAQIRMTRTEAPPEE